A region of the Nitrospirota bacterium genome:
CACCTCGTTCGGCTGCGGGTACGCACCGTACTCCAGGTTGGAGCAAGTCGTGCTCACCCTCTCGCGCTTGTTGAAGGCGCCGGAATTTAGGTCGGCGTTTCCGGCTGCCGGGGATGATTTCAAGATCCTGGGGCACCGGGTCAACGGGGACCTGCACGCCACGATCGCGCTGGCCTTCGTGGACCGCCACGTGGAGAGCGTGTCCGCGTACTTTGCGACCAAGCGCGCGATCCGCGACTACCTTGCCGACCAGGTCGGCGTGCCGGTGGCGATTCGCATCAACACGCTGGACGACCTCGCGGCGACGAACGAGCAGGGCGTGTACCTCACCGTGACCGGACTGAGCGCGGAGATGGGAGATGACGGTCAGGTGGGGCGCGGCAACCGGGTCAATGGGCTGATCACGCCGAACCGGAGTATGTCGCTGGAGGCTGCGGCGGGGAAGAATCCGACCTCGCACGTCGGCAAAGTCTACAACGTCCTGGCCATGCTCATGGCCAAGGATCTCTACGAACGCCTCGATGGGGTGGACGAAGTCAGCATCACGCTCCTGTCCGCCATTGGTGAGCCCACGGACCAACCCCAGGTTGCGGCCATCGAGATCGGCTCGCGACACGGGGTCCCTTCGGACGTGAACCGCAAGGCCGAGGCAGCGGCTGATGAGTGGTTGGCAAGAATCGAAACAATCACGGATCTGATCCTTGGTGAGCGTGTCACATTGTATTGAGAGACGGGGAGCACATGGCGAAGGAGGTGCGAATGAAGGGATTCTTGTTTATAGGGCTGGCGGTATGGGCCGCAACGGCTTCGGCTTGGGCCGGCGAGTACAACCTGGTGATCGACCAAACCACGGTCGACATCACGGGCCGAGAGCGCACGGCCGTGACGATCAACGGGGCGGTGCCGGGGCCGGCGCTGCGGTGGCGCGAGGGCGAGGAGGTGACCCTCCACGTCACCAACCGGCTCGACGAGCCCACGTCCATCCACTGGCACGGCGTGATCGTCCCAAATTCCATGGACGGCGTGCCCGGCATCAGTTTCGAGCACATCCATCCCGGCGGGACGTTTACGTACCGCTTCACGGTTAAGCAGAGCGGCACCTATTGGTATCACAGCCACTCCGGACTGCAAGAGCAGTCCGGGATGTATAGCCCTCTGCTCATCGACCCTGCGAAACCTGAACCGTTTCGATACGACCGGGAGTACGTGGTGATGCTCTCGGACTGGACCGATGAGCATCCCGATCGGGTCCTGGCCAAGCTCAAGAAACAGAGCGGGTATTACAACTTCCACAAGCCAACGGTTGTGGACTTCTTCCGCGACATCGGGAAGAAGGGGTGGCGCGAGACGCTGTCGGACCGCCTGGCCTGGGGCCGCATGCGCATGGACCCGACTGACATCGCGGACGTCACCGGCTACACGTACACGTTCCTGATCAACGGCCAGCCGCCCGAGGCCAACTGGACGGCGCTGTTCAAGCCGGGCGAGCGAGTCCGATTGCGGTTCATCAACGCCGCGTCGATGACGTACTTCGACCTGCGCATCCCCGGGTTGAAGATGGAGGTGGTGCAGGCCGACGGGCAGGACACCGAACCGGTGGCGGTGGACGAGTTCCGCATCGCGGTCTCCGAGACCTACGACGTGATCGTGGCGCCGCAGGAAGATCGGGCCTACACGATCTTTGCCGAGGCCATGGACCGCAGCGGCTACGCCCGCGGCACGCTCGCGCCTCGTACCGGCATCGAGGCCCCGATCCCGGCGATGCGGCCGCGGCCAGTCCGCACCATGGCGGACATGGGCATGGCTGAGGGCGCGCACGGGATGGCGTCGAAGAGCCCGGCGCAGGAGAAAGAGACTACCATGCCGGAGATGGATCATGACGGACCGGGAGACATGGGCGCCATGCCGGGGATGGACCACGGAGCCATGAACCAGGAACCCGGACACGCCATGCCGGGCATGGCCGAGAGTACCGAACCGCCCACGGTTATGCACGGTCCCGACACCCACGGGAAGGGCAATTCCATGGTCGCGATGATGCCGAGAAGCCGGCTTGCCGAGCCGGGCGCGGGGTTGGAGCACACGGGTACCCGTGTGCTGGCTTACACCGATCTGCGGGCCCGCGAGCCTGGCTACGATCGCCGACCACCCGAGCGGGAGATCGAGCTGCATCTCACCGGCAATATGGATCGCTACATTTGGGGGTTCAACGGGAAGAAGTATTCGGAATCCGAGCCGATCCCGATGCGGTACGGCGAGCGGTTGCGCGTCGTTCTGGTCAACGACACCATGATGGAGCACCCCTTGCACCTGCACGGGATGTGGATGGAGCTCGAGAACGGCAATGGTGAGCACAACCCGCGGAAATTCACCATCAACGTCAAGCCGGGCGAGCGGTTGTCGTTCCTCATGACCGCCGACGCCCTGGGCGCGTGGCCGTTCCATTGTCACTTGGGCTACCACATGGCCGCGGGCATGATGGCGCACGCGGTGGTTTCCGAGCACGGCGCGGAGGCGCACTGATGGCCAACGTGAGCGACGTGATCCACGGAATCGTGCGGTTCGGAACGGTGCTGCTCATGGCCGTGCTTGCGCTGGCCTGGCGCGCCGAGCCCGCGGCAGCGGACGAACCCTCAGACGAACCCACGTACGTGACATTCGTCGAGGCCGACCAGTTCGAATACCGGGCCCGCAAAGGGAATGACGCCTTCGGCTGGGAGGCGCAGGGCTGGGTCGGTGGGGACTACGACAAGGTCTGGTTCAAGACACGAGGCGAGGACGTGGTCAACGGCGGCGCGACGGACGCCGAACTGCAGCTTCTTTACAGCCGGACCGTTTCCGCGTTCTGGGATGTACAGGCAGGGGCACGCTACGACGTCAAACCGAACCCCTCGCGCGGCTACGCGGTGCTGGGCGTCCAGGGGCTTGCCCCGTATTTCTTCGAAGTGGACGCGGCCGCGTTTGTCAGCGATGAGGGCGACGTGTCGGCGCGCCTCGAGGCGGAGTACGACCTGTTGATCACGCAGCGACTGATCGCCAAGCCGTCCGTCGAGGTGAACGTCGCGCTGCAGGAGGTCGAGGAGCTTGGTCTTGGTTCCGGCGTGACCGAGGTGGAGGCGGAATTACGCCTTCGCTACGAGATCGTGCGAGAAGTCGCTCCGTACGTGGGCGTTTCGTGGGAGACCAAGGTCGGTCCCACTGCCGACATGGCACGCCGCAATGGACAGGACGTGGACGACGTGGCCTTCGTCGCCGGCCTCCGGGCCTGGTTCTAAATCGGAATCGACCGACCGGGAACGAGACAAGGAGGGACAAGATGGCACAAAACCCATGGAAATGGATCGGACCTGGCCTGGTCGTCGTTGTCGTGCTCTTTGTCGTGGTGTCCTATCTCTATGACCAGAAGGTCCAAATGGAGGTTGTCAGTCATATGCCGGAGCCTCCGGATGTGCCCGGAGGCGGCGTTTATGCCGGAACGCTCACCGATTCCGACGCAGGCAAGGCCTACCTGCGTCTTTGGGAGGTCAACACGCGGCGGTTGAACGGCCCGGCGTATGACCTGGAAATCCGGCTGAACGACGCGGCGTTCTTCAAGGCCTTGGCAGCCGTGGAAAGTAAGGACGAGCGCGATGCCGACGCGCGGTACAAGGCATACCAGGCGCGGTATCACTTTGACCGCGATCTCGTCTTCACTGTGGAGCTGCATGGGCCCAAGGGACGGCTCTTCGATGTAAAGCCGAAGCGGCTGGCCACACTTCGGCTGGACGCTGGGGCCGCGTACGAGGCGGAGAACTGGTCCGAGTCGAATCGATCGAGCGAGTATCACCGCGAGGCCGTAGTGACGTTCGCACGACACGATGGACATCCCATCCTCGCTCCGGGCACCAAGACGCTTGAACTCGTCTGGCGCGATCCCGCAGAGGAGCGGCGCGCGGTGTGGGATCTGAGTCAGGAGCCTTGAGGTGTGGAATCCAATCGCATGACCACAGGGATTCACAGGCACGTTTTGAGAGGGCGGTGATGGACCGGCACGCCTGGTTGCTCTGGTCGCTGGGATTTTTGGTGGTGTGGGTCGGGCTGTATCTGCTGAAGCCTGCCAGGCGGGCCCAGATGGTCCGAACCAGTCTTTGGACCATGCCGCTGGGTCTGACCGAACCGCTTTTCGTGCCGGAATACTGGAACCCGCCGACCCTGTTCGATCTCGCCCAGCGCACCGGGTTTGATCTCGAGAGCCTGATCTTCACATTTGCCATCGGCGGCATCGGCACGGTGCTGTACGAGGCAATCGTGCCTGTTCGGCACGTCGCGATGAGTCACGCGGAGCGGTCTCATCCCCGCCACCGCTTTCACGGACCCGCGCTGATCAGCCCCATGCTCGTCTTCGGGCTCCTGATGGCGGGAACCAACTGGAACCCCATCTATGCCGGGAGCCTCGCCATGTTCGTGGGAGCCATCGCGTCGTTGCTCTGCCGGCCGGATCTCAAGCTCAAAATCTGGATCGGCGGCGGCGTGTTTCTCCTGCTCTACTTCGTGTTCTTCCAGTTGCTGGATCTGGCGTTCCCGGGTTACGTCGAACGGGTCTGGACCCTCTCGGCCCTCTCCGGCGTGTTGGTCTGGGGTGTGCCACTCGAGGAGTACGTGTTCGCCGTGACCTTCGGCATGATGTGGTCCAGCGTGTATGAACATCTCTCGTGGCAAAAGGTCGTGCCGGTTGGAGCGGTCGTCATTAAAGGGGTGAGCTAAGTCCCTATGGGACGTCAGATCATCGTGAATCCGTTGTCTCGCCTGCCCATCGAGCAACGGGAGGTGGATCTGTGAGGAGAACGCTGCCGGCGCCGTGATGGAAAGGAGCCTACTATGCATTTCGACGGCTGGGGGTTTTTCGGCATGCATGTGTTCTGGTGGTTGTTTTGGATCGTTCTGATCCTAGCGTTCTTTTCATTGTTGACCCCAGTGCCGCGCCACCGGGCGCGCGAAACGCCGCTGCAGATCCTGCAGCGGCGCTACGCAGCGGGAGAGCTCTCGACCCAAGAGTACGAAGAGCGCAAGGCGCGGCTTGAACGCGATGCGCCGAAGACCTAGTCCGATGCTCTCTCCGGGAACCGGATTATGAAGACGAGTGTCATCGAAGTCGGCGGCATGCTGTCGGCCTTGAGCGCCCGTGGCGTGGAGAAGCGGCTTTCGCGGCTGCCGGGCGTGCAGCGCGTCGAGGTGAATTACGTGGCCGGCAGCGCGACCGTGACCTACGACGAGACCGTGACCGACCTCAAAGCAATCAAAGCCGCGGTGCACGCGTGCGGCTACCACTGTAGCGGCGAGCGGCTGCCGAAGCACGTGTGCGTGCCCGAGGATCCGCCAGGCGCAGCCGTGGCGCTGCCCGCGGGCGCCGCGGCCGCCCATGTCGGTCATGCGGAACACGCTGCGCACGAGACTCGGCCCGTTGAAGGTGTCGTGCGCCCGACCGCCGCCGAGCACCGCGAGCACGCCGCACCGGCCGCCCACGCCGATGCCATGGCCCACGAGATGGGCCATGGCGCGGGCATGGATTTGCAGACCATGGCGCGGGACATGCGCAATCGCTTCTGGGTCGCGCTCGTCTTTACCGTGCCGGTGTTTCTGTATTCCCCCATGGGTGGCATGTTCGCCCCGCCCGCGCCGCCGTTCGATCTTCCGCTCAATACGTGGCTGTTCCTGCTCGCGAGCGTTGCCGTGCTGTACCCCGGCTGGCCGTTTCTGGTCGCGGCCTGGCGCGCGCTCAAAAACGGCGTGCTCAACATGGCGGTGCTGGTGGTGCTCAGCGTGGGCACCGGGTATCTGTTCAGCGTGGGGGCCACCTTTTTCTTCGAAGGTGCGCAGTTCTACGAAGCCGTGTCGGTGCTGCTCGTGTTCATCCTGCTCGGGCACTGGCTGGAGATGCGCGCCCGCGCCGGCGCGTCGGCGGCGATCCGCGCGCTGCTCGATCTGGCTCCGCCCATGGCCACGGTGATCCGCAATGGGCGCGAGGTCGAAGTGCCGACCGCCGAGGTCCTCGTAGGCGATCTGGTCGTGATCCGTCCCGGCAACAAGATCCCGGTGGACGGCGAGGTGCTCGAGGGCGAGTCCCAAGTGGACGAGTCCATGCTCACCGGCGAGTCCATGCCGGTGGGCAAGAAGCCCGGCGCTACGGTGATCGGCGCGACCATCAACAAGAGCGGCAGCTTCCGGTATCGCGCCACCAAGGTCGGGGCCGACACCGCGCTGGCGCAGATCGTGAAGCTTGTGCAGGAGGCGCAGAACTCCAAGGCCCCGGCGCAACTGCTCGCGGACCGCGCTTCGCAGTGGCTGGTGATGATTGCCGTGGTGATCGGGTTGCTCACCTTTTCCGTCTGGTTCTGGTGGATCGGCCAGCCGGTGCTGTTCGCCCTCACCTTGACGATCACGGTCTTCGTGATCGCCTGCCCGGACGCGCTCGGACTCGCCACGCCCATGGCCGTCATGGTCGGCACGGGTTTGGGGGCGACGAACGGGATTCTCTTCAAGAACGCCGCGTCGCTCGAGGGGGCGACCAAACTCGATATCATCGTGTTCGATAAGACCGGTACGCTCACCGTGGGTCAGCCTGCGGTGGTGGAGGTGGTCGCGGCTTCCGGCACGACGCAGGAGGTGGTGCTGGCAACGGCTGCCGCGGTGGAGCAAGGCACGGATCATCCGCTCGCCCAGGCCATTCTCCGCCGCGCCGCCGGGCTCGCCGTCGAGAAACCGGTAGGGTTTTCTGTCATCGAGGGCAAGGGCGCTCACGCTGAAGTCGGCGGCGAGACCGTGTTTTTGGGCAACCGTCGGCTCATGGATGAGCAACGCATGGACATGGCCGGACTCCAGGAGAAAGCCTCGGAGCTTCAGGGCGCGGGACGAACCGTGGTGCACGTCACCCGCGCAGGTCGGGTCATCGGG
Encoded here:
- a CDS encoding copper resistance system multicopper oxidase — its product is MKGFLFIGLAVWAATASAWAGEYNLVIDQTTVDITGRERTAVTINGAVPGPALRWREGEEVTLHVTNRLDEPTSIHWHGVIVPNSMDGVPGISFEHIHPGGTFTYRFTVKQSGTYWYHSHSGLQEQSGMYSPLLIDPAKPEPFRYDREYVVMLSDWTDEHPDRVLAKLKKQSGYYNFHKPTVVDFFRDIGKKGWRETLSDRLAWGRMRMDPTDIADVTGYTYTFLINGQPPEANWTALFKPGERVRLRFINAASMTYFDLRIPGLKMEVVQADGQDTEPVAVDEFRIAVSETYDVIVAPQEDRAYTIFAEAMDRSGYARGTLAPRTGIEAPIPAMRPRPVRTMADMGMAEGAHGMASKSPAQEKETTMPEMDHDGPGDMGAMPGMDHGAMNQEPGHAMPGMAESTEPPTVMHGPDTHGKGNSMVAMMPRSRLAEPGAGLEHTGTRVLAYTDLRAREPGYDRRPPEREIELHLTGNMDRYIWGFNGKKYSESEPIPMRYGERLRVVLVNDTMMEHPLHLHGMWMELENGNGEHNPRKFTINVKPGERLSFLMTADALGAWPFHCHLGYHMAAGMMAHAVVSEHGAEAH
- a CDS encoding lycopene cyclase domain-containing protein; the encoded protein is MDRHAWLLWSLGFLVVWVGLYLLKPARRAQMVRTSLWTMPLGLTEPLFVPEYWNPPTLFDLAQRTGFDLESLIFTFAIGGIGTVLYEAIVPVRHVAMSHAERSHPRHRFHGPALISPMLVFGLLMAGTNWNPIYAGSLAMFVGAIASLLCRPDLKLKIWIGGGVFLLLYFVFFQLLDLAFPGYVERVWTLSALSGVLVWGVPLEEYVFAVTFGMMWSSVYEHLSWQKVVPVGAVVIKGVS
- a CDS encoding heavy metal translocating P-type ATPase; translated protein: MKTSVIEVGGMLSALSARGVEKRLSRLPGVQRVEVNYVAGSATVTYDETVTDLKAIKAAVHACGYHCSGERLPKHVCVPEDPPGAAVALPAGAAAAHVGHAEHAAHETRPVEGVVRPTAAEHREHAAPAAHADAMAHEMGHGAGMDLQTMARDMRNRFWVALVFTVPVFLYSPMGGMFAPPAPPFDLPLNTWLFLLASVAVLYPGWPFLVAAWRALKNGVLNMAVLVVLSVGTGYLFSVGATFFFEGAQFYEAVSVLLVFILLGHWLEMRARAGASAAIRALLDLAPPMATVIRNGREVEVPTAEVLVGDLVVIRPGNKIPVDGEVLEGESQVDESMLTGESMPVGKKPGATVIGATINKSGSFRYRATKVGADTALAQIVKLVQEAQNSKAPAQLLADRASQWLVMIAVVIGLLTFSVWFWWIGQPVLFALTLTITVFVIACPDALGLATPMAVMVGTGLGATNGILFKNAASLEGATKLDIIVFDKTGTLTVGQPAVVEVVAASGTTQEVVLATAAAVEQGTDHPLAQAILRRAAGLAVEKPVGFSVIEGKGAHAEVGGETVFLGNRRLMDEQRMDMAGLQEKASELQGAGRTVVHVTRAGRVIGLIAIADAVRQTSSDTVKALKARGVQVAMLTGDNRGTAERIAAELHLDVVLADVLPGQKAAKIKELQAQGKKVGMVGDGINDAPALTQADVGFAIGTGTDVAMESADVVLMKSDPFDVVGAITLSRVTLRKMHQNLWWAVAYNVVAFPVAAGVFYPFVISPEVAALAMSGSSALVAVNALLLKRTRLAGIHRVQAALADNISGFLEGTPRNRVA
- a CDS encoding methionine adenosyltransferase; the encoded protein is MPRHIVVTPLSRLPIEQLAVELCEHKGVGHPDTIADTVCEAASRELSLAYRKTYGHILHHNLDKGLVVAGRSEPRFGGGICLEPIKVIVCGRATNQSSALDVRGLVEAAAQRALERNLRCGLGHFKVLTEIREGSADLREVFARGARAPLANDTSFGCGYAPYSRLEQVVLTLSRLLKAPEFRSAFPAAGDDFKILGHRVNGDLHATIALAFVDRHVESVSAYFATKRAIRDYLADQVGVPVAIRINTLDDLAATNEQGVYLTVTGLSAEMGDDGQVGRGNRVNGLITPNRSMSLEAAAGKNPTSHVGKVYNVLAMLMAKDLYERLDGVDEVSITLLSAIGEPTDQPQVAAIEIGSRHGVPSDVNRKAEAAADEWLARIETITDLILGERVTLY
- a CDS encoding copper resistance protein B; translation: MANVSDVIHGIVRFGTVLLMAVLALAWRAEPAAADEPSDEPTYVTFVEADQFEYRARKGNDAFGWEAQGWVGGDYDKVWFKTRGEDVVNGGATDAELQLLYSRTVSAFWDVQAGARYDVKPNPSRGYAVLGVQGLAPYFFEVDAAAFVSDEGDVSARLEAEYDLLITQRLIAKPSVEVNVALQEVEELGLGSGVTEVEAELRLRYEIVREVAPYVGVSWETKVGPTADMARRNGQDVDDVAFVAGLRAWF
- a CDS encoding SHOCT domain-containing protein, whose translation is MHFDGWGFFGMHVFWWLFWIVLILAFFSLLTPVPRHRARETPLQILQRRYAAGELSTQEYEERKARLERDAPKT